In one Pseudomonas sp. SCA2728.1_7 genomic region, the following are encoded:
- the tssH gene encoding type VI secretion system ATPase TssH has product MINVDLQQLIQALDAETRRDLERSAERCVARGGSKILVEDLMLGLLERPNGLLARALQDADVDAGELSAALQSRVEHSASRNPVFAPELVQWLQDALLVANLELGQTQVEDAALILALLRNPMRYAGSRYQPLLAKLNIDRLKEFALSQKEQPAANGKPAAQGESLLQRFTHNLTQQARDGKLDPVLCRDGAIRQMVDILARRRKNNPIVVGEAGVGKTAIVEGLASRIAAGEVPQVLKGVELLSLDMGLLQAGASVKGEFERRLKGVIDEVKASPKPIILFIDEAHTLIGAGGNAGGSDAANLLKPALARGELRTIAATTWAEYKKYFEKDPALARRFQPVQLHEPTVSEAVTILRGLAQVYEKSHGIYLRDDAVVSAAELSARYLAGRQLPDKAVDVLDTACARVRISLAAAPESLERLRGELAEGGRQRQALRRDAEAGLLIDHEALDALEARLDEAEDEMVALETLWTEQKQLAERLLELRQQLAKAREAAAVEPVVTVEEDAEGTVIETVAAEVEEGQSVEALEAQLNETHSALTAAQVKERLVSFEVCPRLVAEVISAWTGVPLAQLAREHNAKVASFATDLRTRIRGQEQAVHALDRSMRATAAGLNKPDAPVGVFLLVGPSGVGKTETALALADLLYGGDRFITTINMSEFQEKHTVSRLIGAPPGYVGYGEGGMLTEAVRQKPYSVVLLDEVEKADPDVLNLFYQIFDKGVANDGEGREIDFRNTLILMTSNLGSDKISDLCENGARPTAEVLEETIRPVLSKHFKPALLARMKVVPYYPVGGPVLRELIEIKLGRLGERLNRRQLDFSWCQNLVDHLSERCTQSDSGARLIDHLLDQHVLPLVADRLLDAMATGESLKRVHATLDGESSVTCEFA; this is encoded by the coding sequence ATGATCAACGTAGACCTGCAACAACTCATCCAGGCGCTGGACGCCGAAACCCGTCGTGATCTGGAACGTTCGGCCGAGCGTTGCGTGGCCCGTGGCGGCAGCAAGATCCTCGTCGAAGATTTGATGCTCGGCCTGCTCGAGCGCCCGAACGGCCTGCTCGCACGCGCGTTGCAAGATGCCGATGTCGACGCCGGTGAACTCAGCGCCGCGCTGCAATCGCGGGTTGAACACAGCGCTTCGCGCAACCCGGTGTTCGCCCCGGAACTGGTGCAGTGGCTGCAAGATGCGCTGCTGGTGGCTAACCTCGAACTGGGCCAGACCCAAGTTGAAGATGCGGCGCTGATTCTCGCCCTGCTGCGCAACCCGATGCGCTACGCCGGCAGCCGTTATCAGCCGCTGCTCGCCAAGCTGAACATCGATCGCCTGAAGGAATTTGCTCTGTCGCAAAAAGAGCAACCGGCGGCCAATGGTAAACCGGCGGCGCAGGGCGAATCGCTGTTGCAGCGCTTCACCCACAACCTGACCCAACAGGCCCGTGACGGCAAACTCGACCCGGTGCTGTGCCGTGACGGCGCGATTCGCCAGATGGTCGACATCCTCGCCCGTCGTCGCAAGAACAACCCGATCGTCGTCGGTGAGGCCGGTGTCGGCAAGACCGCCATCGTCGAAGGCCTGGCTTCGCGCATTGCTGCCGGTGAAGTACCGCAAGTGCTCAAAGGCGTTGAACTGCTGTCGCTGGACATGGGGCTTTTGCAGGCCGGCGCCAGCGTCAAAGGTGAATTCGAACGTCGTCTCAAAGGCGTGATCGACGAAGTCAAAGCCTCGCCGAAACCGATCATTCTGTTCATCGACGAAGCCCACACCCTGATCGGCGCGGGCGGCAACGCGGGCGGTTCCGACGCGGCCAACCTGCTGAAGCCGGCGCTGGCCCGTGGCGAACTGCGCACCATCGCCGCAACCACCTGGGCCGAGTACAAGAAATACTTCGAGAAAGACCCGGCGCTGGCCCGTCGTTTCCAACCGGTGCAACTGCACGAACCGACCGTCAGTGAAGCGGTGACCATCCTCCGTGGTCTGGCCCAGGTTTACGAGAAGAGCCACGGCATCTATCTGCGTGATGACGCGGTGGTCTCGGCGGCGGAATTGTCCGCACGTTATCTGGCCGGTCGGCAACTGCCGGACAAAGCCGTCGATGTGCTCGACACCGCTTGCGCCCGCGTACGCATCAGCCTCGCCGCCGCCCCGGAAAGTCTTGAGCGCCTGCGTGGCGAACTGGCTGAAGGTGGCCGCCAGCGTCAGGCCCTGCGCCGCGATGCCGAAGCCGGTCTGCTGATCGACCACGAAGCGCTGGATGCTCTGGAAGCTCGTCTCGACGAAGCCGAAGACGAAATGGTCGCGCTGGAAACCCTGTGGACTGAACAGAAGCAACTGGCCGAGCGCCTGTTGGAATTGCGTCAGCAACTGGCCAAGGCCCGCGAAGCTGCAGCGGTCGAACCCGTGGTCACCGTTGAAGAAGACGCCGAAGGCACCGTGATCGAAACCGTTGCCGCCGAAGTCGAAGAAGGCCAAAGCGTCGAGGCGCTGGAAGCCCAACTCAACGAAACCCACAGCGCCCTGACTGCCGCTCAAGTCAAAGAGCGTCTGGTCAGCTTCGAAGTGTGCCCGCGTCTGGTCGCCGAAGTGATCAGCGCCTGGACCGGTGTGCCGCTGGCGCAACTGGCCCGCGAGCACAACGCCAAAGTCGCCAGTTTCGCCACCGACTTGCGCACGCGGATCCGTGGTCAGGAACAAGCCGTGCACGCACTGGATCGCTCGATGCGCGCCACCGCTGCCGGCCTGAACAAGCCTGACGCACCGGTCGGCGTGTTCCTGCTGGTCGGCCCGAGCGGTGTTGGTAAAACCGAAACCGCGCTGGCCCTGGCTGACTTGCTGTACGGCGGTGATCGTTTCATCACCACCATCAACATGTCCGAATTCCAAGAGAAGCACACCGTTTCCCGCCTGATCGGCGCGCCACCGGGCTACGTCGGTTACGGCGAGGGCGGCATGCTCACCGAAGCCGTGCGGCAGAAACCGTACTCGGTGGTGTTGCTCGATGAAGTCGAAAAGGCTGACCCGGACGTGCTCAACCTGTTCTACCAAATCTTCGACAAAGGCGTGGCCAACGACGGCGAGGGTCGCGAGATCGACTTCCGCAACACGTTGATCCTGATGACCTCGAACCTCGGCAGCGACAAGATCAGCGACCTTTGCGAGAACGGCGCACGCCCGACCGCCGAAGTCCTCGAAGAAACCATCCGCCCGGTACTCAGCAAACACTTCAAACCGGCGCTGCTGGCGCGGATGAAAGTGGTGCCGTACTACCCGGTCGGCGGCCCGGTATTGCGCGAGCTGATCGAGATCAAACTCGGTCGTCTCGGCGAGCGCCTGAATCGCCGTCAGCTGGATTTCAGCTGGTGCCAGAACCTCGTCGATCACCTGTCCGAGCGCTGCACGCAAAGCGACAGCGGCGCGCGCCTGATCGATCATCTGCTCGATCAGCACGTGCTGCCGTTGGTGGCGGATCGTTTGCTCGACGCCATGGCCACCGGCGAAAGCCTCAAGCGTGTGCATGCCACGCTCGACGGCGAGTCCAGCGTGACGTGCGAGTTCGCCTGA
- a CDS encoding sigma 54-interacting transcriptional regulator, whose amino-acid sequence MFTQVPQPLVYAEALLAQFASLSRAADGAALLGDFVRGLAELSGCELTQLYLLDATHTCLGMNAECLDGALQPREAASLPADYNGEQLLQFALCQNRVVCLDDLSGSLHETSFLPAATSPWQSLLCVPLVNQHKAVEGLLLCASRRRTRLQGFADSLGQLGSFVLGQLHLLQRLRQPLAESATVARSVPSISGYGLIGKSAAMRQTHSLISKVLHSPYTVLLRGETGTGKEVVARAIHDCGPRRSQAFIVQNCAAVPENLLESELFGYRKGAFTGADRDRAGLFDAANGGTLLLDEIGDMPLSLQAKILRVLQEGEIRPLGSNDTHKIDVRIIAATHRDLSTLVSEGKFREDLYYRLAQFPIELPALRQREGDILELAQHFAEKTCTYLQRDPVRWSSAALEHLSGYNFPGNVRELKALVERAVLLCEGGELLAEHFSLRMEPMPEDNSHLNLRERLEQVERTLLLDCLRKNDGNQTLAARELGLPRRTLLYRLGRLNINLGDFDG is encoded by the coding sequence ATGTTCACTCAGGTGCCGCAGCCATTGGTCTATGCCGAAGCGTTGCTGGCGCAGTTCGCCAGTCTGTCGCGGGCGGCGGACGGTGCTGCGTTGCTGGGTGACTTCGTGCGCGGTCTGGCCGAGCTGAGCGGTTGCGAATTGACACAGCTGTATCTGCTCGACGCCACCCACACGTGCCTGGGGATGAACGCCGAATGCCTCGACGGCGCCCTGCAACCGCGTGAAGCGGCGAGCCTGCCGGCGGATTACAACGGTGAACAACTGCTGCAATTTGCCCTGTGCCAGAACCGCGTGGTGTGCCTCGACGACTTGAGCGGCAGCCTGCACGAAACCAGTTTTCTGCCAGCGGCGACCTCGCCGTGGCAGTCGCTGTTGTGCGTGCCACTGGTCAATCAGCACAAAGCTGTTGAAGGTCTGCTGCTGTGCGCCAGCCGCCGACGTACCCGCCTGCAAGGCTTCGCCGATTCCCTCGGCCAGCTCGGCTCGTTCGTGCTTGGCCAATTGCATTTGCTGCAACGCCTGCGTCAGCCGCTGGCGGAATCGGCAACAGTGGCACGCAGCGTGCCGAGCATCAGTGGCTACGGCTTGATCGGTAAAAGCGCGGCGATGCGCCAGACCCATTCGCTGATCAGCAAAGTCCTGCACAGTCCGTACACCGTGTTGTTGCGCGGTGAAACCGGCACCGGCAAGGAAGTCGTGGCGCGGGCGATTCACGATTGCGGCCCGCGCCGTTCCCAGGCGTTCATCGTGCAGAACTGCGCGGCGGTCCCGGAAAACCTGCTGGAAAGCGAACTGTTCGGCTATCGCAAAGGTGCGTTCACCGGCGCCGACCGTGATCGTGCCGGCCTGTTCGATGCGGCCAATGGCGGCACGTTGTTGCTCGACGAAATCGGCGACATGCCGCTGTCGTTGCAGGCGAAGATTCTGCGCGTGTTGCAGGAAGGCGAGATTCGTCCGCTGGGTTCCAACGACACGCACAAAATCGACGTACGCATCATCGCCGCGACCCACCGCGATCTGTCGACGCTGGTCAGCGAGGGCAAATTCCGCGAGGACTTGTACTACCGCCTCGCGCAATTCCCGATCGAGCTGCCGGCGCTGCGTCAGCGCGAAGGCGACATCCTCGAACTGGCCCAGCACTTCGCCGAGAAGACCTGCACGTATTTGCAACGCGATCCGGTGCGCTGGTCGAGTGCGGCGCTGGAACACCTGTCTGGCTACAACTTCCCCGGCAACGTGCGTGAACTCAAGGCACTCGTTGAGCGCGCGGTGCTGTTGTGCGAGGGCGGTGAGTTGCTCGCCGAGCATTTCTCTCTGCGCATGGAGCCGATGCCGGAAGACAACAGCCACCTGAATTTGCGCGAACGTCTGGAGCAGGTCGAACGCACTTTGTTGCTCGATTGCCTGCGCAAAAACGACGGCAACCAGACCCTCGCCGCCCGCGAACTGGGTCTGCCGCGACGCACGCTGCTATATCGGCTCGGCCGTCTGAACATCAATCTGGGAGATTTCGATGGGTAG
- the tssG gene encoding type VI secretion system baseplate subunit TssG: MDTTYGPAAPALSGLTKVIREYSLFQAVLLVIDRLREAHPYLSEDDLYDHVEFQANPSLGFPRSDVDRVEFFEEHGQMRARMRFNLIGLVGSGSPLPAFYGEQALGDSEDGNPTRNFLDLFHHRLQRLMLPIWRKYRYRASFQSGAIDPFSSQLFALIGLGGEEIRKAKELNWKRLLPYLGLLSLRAHSAALIEAVLRYYFKHEDLVIEQCIERRVEILEEQRNRLGRANSLLGEDLVLGEHVRDRSGKFRIHITELDWQRFHEFLPIGFGYQPLCALVRFTLRDPLDYDIRLVLRQEEIRELRIGEQNACRLGWTSWLGREKADGVVTLGSKIH; the protein is encoded by the coding sequence ATGGACACCACGTATGGGCCTGCAGCCCCTGCTTTAAGCGGGCTGACCAAGGTAATACGCGAGTACTCGCTGTTTCAGGCCGTGCTGCTGGTGATCGACCGGCTGCGCGAGGCACACCCGTACCTGAGCGAAGACGATCTGTACGACCACGTGGAGTTCCAGGCCAACCCGAGCCTCGGTTTTCCGCGCAGCGACGTCGATCGCGTCGAGTTTTTCGAAGAACACGGGCAGATGCGCGCGCGCATGCGTTTCAACCTGATCGGCCTGGTCGGCTCGGGTTCGCCGCTGCCGGCGTTCTACGGCGAACAAGCCTTGGGCGATAGCGAAGACGGCAACCCGACGCGCAACTTCCTCGACCTGTTCCACCATCGCCTGCAACGGCTGATGCTGCCGATCTGGCGCAAATATCGCTATCGCGCAAGCTTCCAGAGTGGCGCGATTGACCCGTTCTCATCGCAGCTGTTCGCCCTGATCGGCTTGGGCGGCGAAGAGATCCGCAAGGCCAAGGAACTCAACTGGAAACGTCTGCTGCCGTACCTCGGCCTGCTCAGCTTGCGGGCGCACTCGGCGGCGCTGATCGAAGCCGTGCTGCGTTACTACTTCAAGCACGAAGACCTGGTCATCGAGCAGTGCATCGAGCGCCGCGTAGAAATTCTCGAAGAGCAGCGCAATCGTTTGGGCCGTGCCAACAGCCTGCTCGGCGAAGACCTGGTGCTCGGCGAACACGTGCGCGACCGCAGCGGCAAATTCCGCATTCACATCACCGAACTCGACTGGCAGCGATTCCATGAATTCCTGCCGATCGGTTTCGGTTACCAGCCGCTCTGCGCGCTGGTGCGGTTCACCTTGCGTGACCCGCTCGATTACGACATCCGCCTGGTCTTGCGCCAGGAAGAAATCCGCGAACTGCGCATCGGTGAGCAGAACGCCTGTCGCCTTGGTTGGACCAGTTGGCTGGGCCGCGAAAAAGCGGACGGCGTGGTGACCCTGGGCAGCAAAATTCATTAA
- the tssF gene encoding type VI secretion system baseplate subunit TssF, translated as MSFNHYYQSELTALRQLGRRFAERSPALAPYLGQAGRDPDVERLLEGFAFLTGRLRQKLDDELPELSHSLMQLLWPNYMRPLPAFSILQFDPLKRSGPALRVERDTPIESKPIEDVRCRFRTCYPTDVLPLDLAALNYSVKGDGSLLSLRLEMSADGHLGELELSKLRLHFAGERYISQMLYLSLLRNLEGIELIPLDGAGKPIDGVSGKPMAFKIPGDRVKPVGFAEEEALIPYPLNTFRGYRYLQEYFAFQDKFLFVDVNGLDIINALPEDTLKQMRGLELRFDIRKSGIMRMRPTLDNVKLFCTPIANLFAHDALPIRLDGKQDEYLLLPAEYDLENCGVFSVETVTGWKPGGLGYQEYVPFESFEHDPSFDVPNSRPHYSIRQRSSLLHDGLDTYLSFGIRHTEAHETLSIELICTNQNLPRKLKLGDICMACEETPEFLSFRNITPATSSFAPPLNRDFLWKLISNMSLNYLSLADVNALKVILETYDLPRYYDQHAEKVSKRLLGGLKHIKHHHVDRLHRGLPVRGLRTELTIDPEGYIGEGDLFVFASVLNEFFALYASLNSFHELRVKSTQGEVYQWTPRMGLQPLL; from the coding sequence GTGTCGTTTAACCACTACTACCAAAGCGAACTCACCGCACTGCGCCAACTCGGTCGCCGTTTCGCCGAGCGTAGTCCGGCGCTGGCACCGTATCTGGGCCAGGCCGGGCGGGATCCGGACGTGGAGCGGTTGCTCGAGGGCTTTGCGTTTCTCACCGGGCGGCTGCGCCAGAAGCTCGATGACGAGTTGCCGGAGCTCAGCCATTCGCTGATGCAACTGCTGTGGCCGAACTACATGCGCCCGCTGCCGGCGTTCAGCATTTTGCAGTTCGATCCGCTCAAGCGTTCCGGGCCGGCGTTGCGTGTCGAGCGCGATACGCCGATCGAAAGCAAGCCGATCGAAGACGTGCGTTGCCGCTTCCGCACCTGCTACCCGACCGACGTGTTGCCGCTGGATCTGGCTGCGCTGAATTACTCGGTGAAGGGCGACGGCTCGCTGCTCAGCCTGCGTCTGGAAATGAGCGCTGACGGTCACCTCGGTGAGCTGGAACTGAGCAAACTGCGCCTGCACTTTGCCGGTGAGCGCTACATCAGCCAGATGCTCTACCTGAGCCTGCTGCGCAACCTTGAAGGCATCGAACTGATCCCGCTCGACGGCGCCGGCAAGCCCATCGATGGCGTCAGCGGCAAGCCGATGGCCTTCAAGATCCCGGGTGATCGGGTCAAACCGGTGGGCTTTGCCGAAGAAGAAGCGTTGATCCCGTATCCGCTGAACACCTTCCGTGGCTATCGCTACCTGCAGGAATACTTCGCCTTCCAGGACAAGTTCCTGTTCGTCGACGTCAACGGTCTGGACATCATCAACGCGCTGCCGGAAGACACCCTCAAGCAGATGCGTGGTCTGGAATTGCGCTTCGATATTCGCAAGAGCGGCATCATGCGCATGCGTCCGACCCTGGATAACGTCAAGCTGTTCTGCACGCCGATTGCCAACCTGTTTGCGCACGACGCACTGCCGATTCGCCTTGACGGCAAGCAGGACGAATACCTGCTGCTGCCAGCGGAATACGATCTGGAAAACTGCGGTGTGTTTTCGGTGGAAACCGTGACCGGCTGGAAGCCCGGTGGCCTCGGTTATCAGGAATACGTGCCGTTCGAATCCTTCGAGCACGACCCGAGTTTCGACGTACCCAATAGCCGTCCGCATTACAGCATTCGCCAGCGTTCGTCCTTGCTGCACGACGGCCTCGACACCTACCTGAGCTTCGGCATCCGTCACACCGAAGCCCACGAAACCCTGTCGATCGAGCTGATCTGCACCAACCAGAATCTGCCGCGCAAGCTCAAGCTCGGCGACATCTGCATGGCCTGCGAAGAGACGCCGGAGTTTTTGAGTTTCCGCAACATCACCCCGGCCACGTCGAGCTTCGCGCCACCGCTGAACCGTGACTTCCTGTGGAAGCTGATCAGCAACATGTCGCTTAACTATCTGTCGCTGGCCGACGTCAATGCGTTGAAGGTGATTCTCGAAACCTACGACCTGCCGCGCTACTACGACCAGCACGCGGAGAAGGTCAGCAAACGCCTGCTCGGCGGCCTCAAGCACATCAAGCATCACCACGTCGACCGCTTGCACCGTGGGTTGCCGGTGCGCGGTTTGCGCACCGAACTGACCATCGACCCGGAAGGGTACATCGGCGAAGGCGACCTGTTCGTTTTCGCTTCGGTTCTTAACGAGTTTTTCGCGCTCTACGCCAGTCTCAATTCATTCCATGAGCTGCGCGTAAAAAGCACACAGGGAGAGGTGTACCAATGGACACCACGTATGGGCCTGCAGCCCCTGCTTTAA